One genomic segment of Ricinus communis isolate WT05 ecotype wild-type chromosome 5, ASM1957865v1, whole genome shotgun sequence includes these proteins:
- the LOC8276585 gene encoding putative hydrolase C777.06c: protein MAQNCTVENGTDYDGRSAVIFLGTGCSSAVPNAMCLIQPSDPPCHVCSQSLSIPPEQNPNYRCNTSLLIDYYSESDEKHKYILIDVGKTFREQVLRWFTFHKIPLVDSIILTHEHADAVLGLDDIRAVQPFSPTNDIDPTSIYLSQFAMDSIAVKFPYLVKKKLKEGQEVRRVAQLDWQIIEEDSQRPFVTSGLKFVPLPVMHGEDYISLGFLFGEKSRVAYISDISRFPASTEYVISKAGAGQLDLLILDTLYKTGSHNTHFCFPQTLEAVKRLCPKRALLIGMTHEFDHHKDNDFLMEWSKREGIPVQLAHDGMRVPIDL from the exons ATGGCTCAAAACTGCACCGTTGAAAACGGCACAGATTATGACGGCAGATCGGCCGTCATCTTTCTCGGCACCGGATGCTCCAGCGCCGTCCCTAATGCAATGTGCTTGATCCAGCCGTCCGATCCTCCTTGCCACGTTTGCTCCCAGTCTCTCTCAATCCCGCCGGAGCAAAACCCTAATTACAG gTGTAATACATCTCTGCTGATAGATTATTATAGCGAGAGCGATGAGAAACacaagtatatattaattgatgTTGGAAAGACATTCAGAGAGCAAGTTCTTAGATGGTTTACTTTCCACAAGATTCCTCTAGTCGATTCT ATTATTTTGACTCATGAGCATGCTGATGCAGTTCTTGGTCTTGATGATATCCGTGCCGTACAACCGTTTAGTCCTACTAATGATATTGATCCtacttcaatttatttaagtcagtTCGCCATGGATAG TATAGCAGTGAAATTTCCTTACCTGgtgaagaaaaaattaaaggaagGTCAAGAAGTAAGACGGGTAGCACAGCTGGATTGGCAGATAATTGAGGAAGACTCTCAGAGACCATTTGTTACATCAGGATTAAAATTTGTGCCTTTGCCA GTGATGCATGGAGAAGATTATATTTCTTTGGGTTTTCTCTTTGGTGAAAAAAGTAGAGTAGCTTATATATCTGATATTTCACGCTTCCCCGCAAGTACGGAGTATG TAATTTCAAAGGCTGGGGCTGGGCAGTTGGATCTTCTTATCTTGGACACTTTGTACAAG ACTGGCTCCCATAATACTCACTTCTGCTTTCCTCAG accCTTGAAGCTGTGAAGAGATTATGTCCTAAGCGAGCTCTTTTAATTGGAATGACTCATGAATTTGATCATCACAAGGACAATGATTTCCTAATGGAATGGTCTAAAAG GGAAGGAATACCAGTGCAGCTTGCGCATGATGGTATGAGAGTGCCTATAGACTTATGA